A genomic region of Arachis hypogaea cultivar Tifrunner chromosome 5, arahy.Tifrunner.gnm2.J5K5, whole genome shotgun sequence contains the following coding sequences:
- the LOC112803805 gene encoding uncharacterized protein: MGATPFHHSILEVQLAKHFDKPTDMRYDGTQDPQKYLTAFEARMILEGPAIRWFNALPQGSVTTFADITRVFLAQFTTCIVKANHLINLLGVTQRSGEPTRKYLDRFNNKYLEIDGLTDSVASLCLTNGMLNEDFRKHLTTKPVWTMQEIQNMVREYINDEEVSQVVVANKWQPAHLPTRQPGNRERSREHSKDNRSLE; the protein is encoded by the coding sequence ATGGGAGCAACCCCCTTTCACCACTCCATTCTCGAGGTCCAGCTGGCGAAACATtttgacaagccaacggacatgagatACGATGGAACCCAAGACCCCCAGAAGTACctaacggcctttgaggccaggatgatCCTGGAGGGTCCGGCAATCCGTTGGTTCAACGCTCTCCCTCAAGGGTCCGTGACGACTTTTGCAGACATAACCCGTGTCTTTCTAGCACAATTTACCACGTGCATTGTCAAAGCCAATCACCTAATCAACCTTCTAGGGGTGACCCAAAGAAGCGGCGAACCGACCAGAAAGTATCTTGACAGGTTCAACAACAAATACCTGGAGATTGACGGACTGACCGACTCAGTGGCCAGCCTATGTCTGACAAACGGGATGTTGAATGAAGACTTCAGGAAACACCTCACTACCAAACCTGTGTGGACCATGCAGGAAATCCAGAATATGGTGAGAGAGTACATCAACGACGAGGAGGTCAGCCAAGTGGTGGTGGCCAACAAATGGCAGCCCGCCCATCTTCCAACTCGCCAGCCCGGGAACAGGGAAAGGTCCAGGGAGCACTCCAAGGACAACCGTTCCCTCGAGTAG